A genomic region of Trifolium pratense cultivar HEN17-A07 linkage group LG3, ARS_RC_1.1, whole genome shotgun sequence contains the following coding sequences:
- the LOC123915738 gene encoding cell division control protein 6 homolog B-like: MPSIASKRKLRSSATTPLPTTASPPTRKSPRRCTTATPNSVTTVVRKILTDENHIESCELESKSVRSRWNPKDGEQLRMVKEVLHLSTAPSTMVCREEEQNVVLGFCKGCVEHEKAGSLYICGCPGTGKSLSMEKVKVNLRNWAIEGGFSVPEVLSVNCTSMSNTTDIFTKILGLHKTLGKKDSGTPLKQLQNLYSHKSPTTNMILIVADELDYLITKDRAVLHDLFMLTTFPFSRCILIGVANAIDLADRFLPRLTALNCKPSVVTFRAYTKDQILRILEERLNELPYIVFQHQALELCARKVAAASGDMRNALSICRSAIEMLEAEIRDSACNLNTLEEKSSSEQNLPTAPDFVKKQEFDMVRIDHMALALSKTYRSPVVDTIQSLPHHQQIILCSSMKHFRGSKKDSNLGELYKSYAGICKSSLIPPAGIMEFSNMCRVLNDQGLIKLGQSRDDKLRRVTPKVDEGDITFALQGIRFFRNCLQ; encoded by the exons atgcCTTCAATTGCATCTAAACGTAAACTCAGATCTTCCGCAACAACACCTCTTCCAACCACCGCTTCTCCACCTACTCGTAAATCTCCCCGCCGTTGCACCACTGCAACTCCTAATTCTGTTACAACCGTAGTTCGCAAGATCCTCACTGATGAGAATCATATCGAATCGTGTGAACTTGAATCTAAATCCGTTAGATCCCGATGGAATCCCAAag ACGGTGAGCAATTGAGGATGGTGAAGGAGGTATTGCACTTGTCTACAGCACCGTCTACGATGGTGTGCCGTGAGGAAGAGCAAAATGTGGTGTTGGGATTTTGTAAAGGTTGTGTTGAGCATGAAAAGGCTGGGAGTCTTTACATATGTGGGTGTCCTGGAACTGGGAAATCGTTATCTATGGAGAAAGTGAAAGTGAATTTACGCAATTGGGCTATAGAG GGTGGTTTTTCAGTGCCGGAGGTTTTATCTGTAAATTGTACATCCATGTCAAATACAACTGATATTTTCACAAAG ATACTTGGGTTACACAAAACCCTTGGTAAAAAGGATTCAGGCACACCCTTAAAGCAACTTCAGAACTTGTATTCTCATAAATCGCCTACAACAAACATGAT ATTGATAGTAGCAGATGAATTAGATTATCTAATAACCAAAGACAGAGCTGTGCTCCATGATCTTTTCATGCTCACCACATTCCCGTTTTCCAGATGTATATTGATAG GTGTGGCAAATGCAATTGACCTAGCTGATCGATTTCTTCCAAGGCTTACTGCATTAAATT GCAAGCCTTCTGTTGTAACTTTTCGGGCATACACTAAAGATCAGATCCTTAGGATTCTTGAAGAGAGGCTAAAT GAACTTCCTTACATTGTCTTCCAACATCAAGCATTGGAACTATGTGCTAGG AAAGTTGCTGCAGCTTCTGGAGATATGCGAAATGCGCTCTCTATATGCAG GAGTGCAATAGAGATGCTAGAAGCGGAAATTAGAGATTCTGCTTGCAATTTGAATACTTTGGAAGAGAAATCATCCTCAGAACAAAATCTCCCTACAGCTCCGGATTTTGTTAAAAAACAAGAATTTGATATG GTAAGGATTGATCATATGGCTCTTGCATTGTCCAAAACATATCGATCACCAGTAGTGGATACAATACAATCTCTGCCACATCATCAACAG ATTATACTCTGCTCTTCAATGAAACATTTCCGTGGATCGAAGAAAGACTCAAACCTTGGCGAG ttatataaatcttatgcGGGTATATGCAAATCATCACTAATTCCCCCGGCTGGAATCATGGAATTTTCAAACATGTGCAGAGTGCTAAATGACCAG GGCCTTATTAAACTCGGACAATCCCGAGATGATAAATTGAGAAGAGTGACACCCAAAGTAGATGAAGGAGATATCACTTTTGCATTGCAG GGAATCCGCTTTTTTCGAAATTGTCTTCAATGA